The Lutra lutra chromosome 7, mLutLut1.2, whole genome shotgun sequence genome segment ATTACAGAAATGTCAAGCAAGAAAGCGGATGGCAAACATAAGGGGAATATAGTCAAATTTGGTTTATTTCAGGTTTATACCAAAATAGATTCCAGGCAACTCCTTAAGATCATTGTTTCACAGTCTCATAAGCCTTATGCACTGGTGTCCTTCCAAAAGCTGCCGGGACTCTGGAAGTGCAGTGGTTCAGCTCCTCAGCCCAGGAATACAGTTAGAATCCACATGATAGATAAGAGGGCAATATCCATGGGCTGCCCTGACCTTTCCTTTTACCCTGATAGGGTATAAGAACGATATAGTTTGGTTTTAAATATTGATAGAAAAGATTAGCGAGTAcaagttctgttttgttcttagaGCTCTTTGAAGTTCACCTACCTCATCAGTAGGCTGAAGGCAGCTGTcagtgctatatatatatatatatatgtatatatatataactcttGATTTTTCAAGAATTCACTTAAGACAAGTATAGAAATCCAGGCCTTAAGTACTTCCCCAATTTCAGATAAAATAAGGGACTAGAATAAATTAACCAGTGGGCAGTGGGAAAGAAACTGGGGAATGGTTATGGATACCAGTCAGACCCAGGAGTCAGGACCATCACTTAAGCAGTCTTAGATTCCTGATGATCTAAGCAGGGCAGTCTCCCTCAAGTCATGAAGGCCACTGAAATGTgattattctcttaaaattatttccagttcTTCCAAGTCCTTCTGGAAAGCTGAATCCTAGGGAGACAAGAAAGACTAGGCCTCAAAAATCTAAGCCAACTCCCAAACCACTGATAACTTCCCTTCTGAGCTCTGTTATCAGTCTTTAACCGACCTTCCCAAAATAGCTTGCAGCCTATGAAATCTGCCTCCTCCCCAAGGTGAGATATATACAAAGACCACTACATGCAAAAGTGTAAACTCTCTTTTATAGGGAAAATAAAACCTCAAGGGAAGATTTTCTTCCCTGGAAAAGTTCAAATGATTCAATAATGGAACCTAGTATTAGAGAAGCTCTTCAAAGTATTACCTCATTGGTGACATCTGGCAACTCCAGGGCTAACTTCATCCATTGTCTAGCTTCAGAGTTTTTTCCTAGTTCTCTGTAGCACTGAGAAGAGACAACAGTGAAAACCTGGGAGAAACGCCACCAGGAAACTGAACTTTCAGGACTTCCCATAATATATCAACATGTAATTTCATCTACGTTGAAAAAAGCAGTTGAGTTTACCTTGGAAATATATACCCTCCCTGCTTTAGAAAATCCTGGCTGTAGTTCTTCAGCCTAGAAAAGGAAACAAGGCATTTCAGGGAATTACCAAATTCAAGTCAGGCTGAAGTTTATTAAATAGAGctttccagggacgcctgggtggctcagttggttaagcggctgccttcggctcaggtcttgatcccagcgtcctgggatcgagtcccacatcgggctccttgctcagcggggagcctgcttctccctctgcctgccactctgtctgcctgtgctcatgctctctctctaacaaataaataaataaaatcttaaaaaaaataaaataaaataaataaatagagcttTCCAGTCCTGGCCTGGGGAACTCTATTTTTATAAGCTGTCCAGGTGGTTCTTTTTCCTTCAACAGGCAAGCCTAAAATCGCAACCTACCAGAaatccctcccttctttcccaaTACCTTCAGGAAGCTTTGGAGGGCATCCTGCACAGTGGCACTGAGAGGGCTTTCAAACAAAGCTgcagcagtttttttttctagCCAGCTCAGGTGAGAGACCTGCCACCAAAAGATCCAagtgtgaattaaaaaaaatgtggtctgtttttgagagagagaaaactgaggagggcagggggcagagggaaagagactctcaagcagattccctgctgagcttggagcctgacagaggctcagtctcacgaccccgagatcacgacctaagccagaaccaagagtagggagtttaaccacctgagccacccaggtgccccagaaggcaGCTTACCTGGTAGCACCACCTGCCGAGGAGAAAGTGAGCCATAGGGTTTTCTGGCTGGAGAGCGATGGCTTTGTCCACATGCTCCTGAGGggggaaatgtaaatataaattgaCATCAGAGTTGCTAAAGGAAGAAGAACAAGTCGTAGAGACTATAGGAACACGTTTTGCAAGGAGCAAGGGAAGAGCAAGGAATCTGGACTAGAGCAGcaccagggaaggaagagaagcctTTCCTCACCTTGAAGCTAAAGCCACTCTGGATGCGCCTCTGGATGCTCTCATGCTCAGCCAGCTGACCACAGAGCACCGCGTACCTAAGGGGGAAAGCCGTAGCAAGCTCGGGGACAAGGAATGGGCTTCCCATCCACTGCCCCCAACCCCTCAAGTAAAGCTGAAAACAGCATCTCTGTATGTACAAAATTCCTCTTTTCACAGATCTGTGGTCCTAGTTCACATTCTTTAGCAAACAGTTGTAGGCTCACAATTCTCCAAAGTATGCTAGGTATAAAAAAGTGGGGTCCACCAGTCAACTTCTCATACTTAACATTTAGGCAGTGTCTCAGTCCAAGTCTCCACAAGTTTCCCCCTATAAATAACCATTAGGGgtcataaaaacttaaaaagcagaTCTCTAATAATCAGCATCAAAATGTAAGGGACCTAAGTACATTGGTTCTTATCTCTGGAGCAGACACTAAAAGGTCTCATTGGCTTTAAAAGCATACAGGCATGTCCTTCGGAAGCTATACTCCAGGACAAACTAGGATGGGATAGATACTCTACGAAATTCTAATGTTAATTTGGGAAccaagagaagcagaggaagaaagtcCACATCCTTCCTTCCATGGGGAACAAAACCCCCAGCTTCCCATCTTCTGTCTTCAAAAACAAAGGCCTCACTACCCTATCCCCCCACATTGTTTCTAGAAGCACAGCTGACATTAAATGAGTGTCTAGAGACCCAAGGTGCTTTttcatatattcaacaaatactggggtggcagggagggattTCTATCTAACATTTCCAGAGGCTCGTTTCTGTATTTCCTCCAAAAAGCCACTCCTTAAGAATAAAGTGtaacgggacgcctgggtggctcagttggttaagcagctgccttcggctcaggtcatgatcccagcgtcctgggatcgagtcccacatcgggctccttgcttggcggggagcctgcttctccctctgcctctgcctgccactctgtctgcctgtgctcgctcgctctcctctctctctgacaaataaataaaatcttaaaaaaaaaaaagaataaagtgtaaGACCAGTTTCCATCCTTGGGCGTCCAGGAGCCCCAAGGAAATCCAGAGAAGTGGCAATGACCTGGCCTCTGAGAAGAGCTCTTGCAGAGACAATCTTAGGACAGAAATATGGAAAGCAAAGGAGAGGTGAGAAGGGAATTTTCAATAAAACTGAGGTGCTGGAACCAGGCCCCAGGACATGAGTTGGCCTTAACCCATGGAAGTTGGCAGAACTTTGCCTCTCAGGAGACAACAAAAGCAGGGCTGATGTTTTTGTAAGGTAATAAACTAAACTTCCTGGGGTTGAGCTCACATTCATTTTAACTCATGCAAGCCAAGCAAAGAAGCCAAAGTCTACCACCAGCCAGGGACTGCAGTCAGGGGAAAAAAGAGCTTGTGCAGGACACGGGAGCCACCCTCCCTGAAGAGCCAAGAACCCACACATTTTGTAGCAAGGATGACTCTTAAAAAGCTACGCATTTCTCTAAGCCCCAACAACAGCAGATCTTCGAATTCCCCCTTGCCTCACTCCCAGAGCACTTTCCAGTGAAAACTCCCCTGAGTCCCTGGTTTGGATTAGGCCCAGCCATATGATAATAAAGGCCAGAGctccctcttctgtttcctcaggCAGAGAAATGGCTCTCTAACTCATGCTAGCTCGTTCCAGGACTCTGCAGGGGTTTCTTACCACTGGTGACATTCAGCATTCTCATCCCCCTTCCCCAGGGCAGCCTCCGCTTCTTCTTTTCCTGTAGGGACAAAGGTGATTCTGAGTTCATAAGCGCTCCCATGCAGACTTCGACATGAGGGGCTGTGGCGAGAATGACTGCTCTAGCCCTTACCAATCCCTACCCAACCTGGATTTGTCTGGCATAATTTTGAATTTGAGCAGAATGAAAAGCTACAAATAGCTTCCCAGGGATAACTTCGGCTTTACCTCATTCTTTTCCCTATCTCTCTCGTCAACTGCCCAATTACCTTCTTTTTATAACACCCACCTGATGTGTTCAAAGTTGTtggagttttggggtttttttgtttgtccaaGCATTGGGGGataggagagagaatctcaagcagagaatgttctgagcggagagccccatgtggagctcgacctcacaaccctgaggttatgacttgagccaaaaccaagagtctggggcgcctgggtggctcagtgggttaaagcctctgcattcagctcaggtcatgatcccaggtcctggaatggagcccctcatcgggctccctgctccctcctctctctctgcctgcctctctgcctacttgtgatctctctctgccaaataaataaatctttaaaaaaacaaaacaaaaccaagagtccaacactcacctgactgagccacccaggcatccctcaaagcattttaagagtttatttattttttttttttaagatttacttatttgacagagagagagagatcacaagtaggcagagatgcaggcagagagagagggggaagcaggctccccgctgagcagacagtctgatgcggggctcgatcctaggacccgaagatcatgacccaagccaaaggcagaggctcaacccactgagccacccaggcaccccaatattttatttatttttttgacagagagagacacagcgagagagggaacagaagcccaggagtgggagaaggagaagcaggcttcccaccatgcaggaagcccaatgtggggcttaaacccaggaccctaggatcatgacctgagctgaaggtagatgcttaacaactgagccacccaggtgtccctcaaagtattttaaacataaaagaacCCAATGGttggcacgcctgggtggctcagtgggttaaagcctctgccttcagctcgggtcatgatcccaggatcctgggatcgagccccgcctcgggatctctgcttagcagggagcctgcttcctcctctctctctctctgcctgcctctctgcctacttgtgatttctgtcaaataaacaaacaaaagagaccTTATCCTAGGGGGGTATAGGCATGCTCTAGGGTGTCCATGAATGCCTCTGAAGTTGTATAAAAATTTAGGTGCATGTGTATTTTATTGAGGAGAGGGTCTACCTTGCCTTTTGATCAAATTCTCAGAAGACTGTGATCTAAAAACAATCGCATCTCTATGCCAAAACTCCTCACCAGAGCCGAATGTCTGACCAGAAATGACATTCATTTAGTTTCCAAAGCACCAAGACTGACAAATCAAGGCCTACACACATGAAAGCTCTTGACAAGGATCTCCTATGCAGTCATGTAGTCTGGAGCCTTCTAGCTGAGGAACATCATGCCTACAATACTGGAGAAAAGAGCACACTGCCAAATGGGACTTCTTTGATTAAAATGGAGAGCACTTCAAAGGGAATGTGGAGAAGATGGGGCAAAAGTAATGGGTTGAGGTGATAGTCTGGCTGATGTGAAAGGTTTCCTCATGTTTAAATGATAGTAACAACAGTAAGATGTTGTATAtccaacaaatacatttttaagttggCTGATGAGAAACGCCACCGCcaaccccctctccaccccctgcAGCTTaacctcccccccccttttttaaatttatttattggacagagatcacaagcaggcagataggcaggcagagagagagaggaggaagcaggctccccgctgagcagagagcccgatgtggggctcgatcccaggaccctgagatcatgacccgagctgaaggcagaggctttaacccactgagccacccaggcactccaacctCCCCTTTTTAAACAATGACTGTGTATCGCCCCATCCATGAGGGACATTGTCTCTCAGTGCTTTGAAGtgggcaaagaaaaaaatccgCTCTTACTAGAAAGTAAGAGCTGAGCATTCTTTCCTGCCAAGCTAGACAGAGGAGTAAAAAGATACCACATAAGATCCCACAGAATGGCTGCCTCTTGGTGCTCCAACTTTTAGAGatagaacaaaatggaaaggacCATGAAGGATGGTCCTAAAAAGCCAAATTCTAGGGCTTCCAAGGCTGTTCCATCTGTCGTTCAGCAGGAGCAGACTTGCACAGGGGGTCCAAGCTCTGCAGATCAGACCAGAGCACTGACAATGGCTGCTCTAACCATCACCCTACCTCCACTTTTAGGTTTCATGCTGGCCACTGTACTAATAAGTGATGATCAATGGGGGTGCTGGGGTTAAgcttcaactcttggtttttggctcatgatctcagggtggtgagatcaagtcccatgctggactccacatttccctctctcttccccacccccccacaaccctgctcacgctctctaaaataaataaaatcttaaaaaaaaaaataaaaatcaacaatcGAAAGGAAAGATTCTTGTTGGTACCAAGGAGTCCAAATACCAGCCCAAAAGCTCATCAGAATCCTTACCTCAAATTTAGGAGGGAACACAGaaacttttgaaaagaaagaagcaaaaagtaATTAAGCACCTTCTGTTAAAACCTGGAGATTTTTCTGATGATTTGCCTCAATAAACATTCAACTCAACTGACCTGTTCTTTCTATACTGACAATTCTACAAATGCTTGAAACAATGACCTTGAGGTATTGTCAGATTCTACATTAGCAAAGATTCGATGTGTCTAAGTGAGGAGGTAGACATATCCACTTTGGAAAGTTAACTTTAGGTATCTAACTGAAACACAAGACCTAGAAGCCCATGGACAGTACCCGACTTGTGTGTGGGTAGGCAGGACCCATCTTCCCCACAAAACCAGTCATTTTTCAAAGTCCCAGGATTCTCAGTGACATGACAGATTGGGACAAGCCCTGAGTTTGGCATCATTCATATGCACCCTATCCGCCAAGACACAGACTTTGGCAACAGTTTTTAAGTAGATCCCAAGGACTCCTAAGCTAGCAGCATTCTTCCAAACCGCTGCTCACAGGCTCTCACCAAACATAGTCTGCTGATACTCTCAGAGAACACCTGCCTCAAAGGCTCCATAACTCAAACCAGATTCCTAagcagcagcaaaaaaaaaaaaaaaaaacctttcagatTAAGAAAACAGGCTTTGCCCTCTCCTGCAGGTGGGGAGTGAGAACAATTATCCAAGTATGCTACAGCTACCCCTAAAAACATTTGCCCCGGTATTAATCACAATGTGCAGGGAAGCAGTGACCACTGTctaaaaaaggaagcagaagtcCCTGGGAACCCGAGTTTGTCCCCAGTGAATAACTGAGCCACCACTATCCTGACAGCCTATTATCTTGGTGGTTCCCCTGAGCCCCAAACAGATGGACCAGCTCAGCCCCAGAATCAGTCACCTTCCCATCAGGAATCTGTCAGCACTTACCATTTAGGGCATATGACTTCTTCTCGCTCACCTCTTCAGTGAGCTCACACATGTCACTATAGGCCCGGGCCAGGCGCCAGAGAAAGTCCTGCCGGCTTCCATACTGTAgaccagagagggagggatgagacCCCTCTTCTTCAGCTGCAGAGAACTGGGGCTCTGGCCTTCTACCCAAGCCCTAGGTTTTAGTTTCCAAGCCAGTGTGTTATACACAGACGTCAGGCCAGCCTTATGCACAGCCCTCCGCCCCGACGCGCCCCCACCCGCAGTTAGCTGACCGGTCGGTGATCCGTCATCTCTGCCCAGTAGCTGGCAGAAGCCTCCGAGTGAGGGCACACTGTGAGGAGCAAAGCTCAACTCCAACACGAAATGCGACACAATGAGTCTGGCTGACACaatgaaaaatgtgaattctCACATTtcccaagaaaaggaaacattctaACTCTGGGACATTTATACCTGGGTGTGCATAAATCCTTGCAGTGAACCAGAAAAGGGAACTGTGGTTGAGTGACCTCCACACTTGTCACTCGTGATGGAAACTTCAAGTAGGGCAAGCAGCTTAGGCTCTGCCACAAgggaaatagaagaggaaaaaaatattccagttCTTTTCACACTTCTCTCCACTCTGAGTGGTAGAGCTCTTTTGCAACAGCTCTCTAGGAGGCAGAGGGCTGTGGGGAGGCGGCTCGGGGCAGGCGGTACACCCAGGCCCACAGGACATGCAAGTCTGGGGGATGCGTGCAGAAGCAGCCAGCTCACCCCCGCTTTCCCTTCCTATGGCCTCCGGCAGGCTTGTAAGCGCCACCGgccttcccccactcccagggCTTGTGGGGCCAGTGCGGGCAGACAGACTGCCGGAGCCTTACCGCCAGCTTGTTGTTGAGCAGCAGCTGGAAGCCCTCCCGCCTGTCCTGCTCGCCGCCCTGGTGCAGCTCATCCGCCTGCTGCAGGAGGGGCAGCACATCCTCCAGGCCCAGGGAGCCTGCAGTGTCCAGGGCTCCGGCCACCGGGCCTGATGCCACCTCCAGCTCCAGGTCCAGAGAGTCCCTTCTCCCGATCTTCACAGTCTCACAGCTCACTTCATCTTCCCCATCATCACTTTCTCTGTCAGAGTCCCGCTCATAGTCAGACTCAGCATTGGCTGTGGTATAACTGGGGCAGAGAAACAGAAGTGACAGGGTCAagggagattcttttttttttttttttttaagattttatttgacaggcaggcggggtgggggcagggtggagcaggctccccgctgagcagagagcctgttgcggggattgatcccaggaccctgagatcatgacctgagccaaaggcaaaggcttaacccaccgagccacacaGGAACTCCAATGGAGTTTATTTTGCCTCAGAGCTCTAGGGCTGCCTCCCACCCACAAAGAGGGACTCCTGCTGTCCGGAGCACCAAGTAAAAACCATTTCTAGCACATAGGGGCAGAGAAAGCTTCCTATGGGAACCACAGACTGGCAAAATGATCCCGGAGGGAAAGTGACCAGCTGGGGGCACTGGGGCAGTCAGGGTCAATATGAGAcgatccccacccccatccccgcccTGCAAGCGATCAAGTCGGCcagagaatcagaaaaaaaacagaaggctAGAAAGAAGCCTAGAAAGGAATTTACCAAAATGTTGCTAATAGATCTCATGGTAGAAGAATTAAAggaagtttttctattttttaacattacGTATGATTGCTTTAGTGAGCATAcattcttttaagtaaaaaagaaagaaatacttaagATAAAAACCATTATGTAAGTGGAGCTGATCTCCTGAGCTGGGCGGCTCACCAGGCTAAGGGTGTGTCGGTCATTTTTGCCTTATCAGCCAAAAGCACCGCCAGAAACAACATGGGTGGGTGCCAGCCTCCAAGGCCACGGGCAGCCCAAATATCTACATCTTCTTTCTCAATTCTCGGTATACCTCTGTCCTAAGTCAGCAACCAAACCTAAACCACAATAGGAGTAGCCCTTGGAAACCTTAGGAACTTGCTGGGGTGGGGAAAGGCCACTTTGCAGCTGGAatcaggagaggaggaagacgGAAACAGAAGTGCCTGCGAAGATTTCTCTGGGGCCGCCAAAAGCCAGGCAGGCGTGTCCCTGGAACCCCCTGCCTTGATGCACTCACTGAAGGGGAGGCCGCGTTTCTGTTGGATCTCAGCCTTCACCGGGGGCAAATTAGGGTGTTCTCCCTAACTGCCAACTGAATCAGACAAAAACTGAGCAAAGGACAAGGTCAGACTTCCAGGGTCCAGAAGCAGACACCAGAGAAGCCTCCAGACCTGAGTGAAGGAAAAGTAGCTTCTATCAGAGCCAGAAGGTTCTGAAGCACAGGGAAGATCTTAGGGTCACTTAGGGATAGGCCTTCCTCCATCCTAGAATGAAAGACAGGGACAGGATACTGAGCTGGCACAAAACAGACCtgaagaagagatgagaaaggcaCCTACAAAGACAGGGCAAGACAGCGCAAGACAGCGTCAAGTACGGCTGCAAGTGGTAGGCCAGAGAGCCACACACAACAAGGAGACGGGCTCCACCCAGAAGGTACCAAGTAAGCAAACAGACCGAGTTCCCAGTCTGTGCCGCTGCTTCACAGAGGAGCTTCCAGACTCATCTAAAAAAGGGCTCCAGGAACCTGTAGGGTATTGACTTTAGCTACGCCTTGCTTTTTAAGATGTTATCCAAGTTCCTTCCCCTCTAGCAATGGGCACGAGAAACATTAGAAATTAGAGGCACAGGAAAAGTGGCAGAGGTTTTACAACCAACCTGAGTGGTGATGAACAAGACCACACAGAGGCAGCCTAGACAGACTCCCAACCAATTCTGAAGCCTTGGACAATAACCTGCccaaatgagaaaatcaaatcAGAGTCTACCAGCGCCTCTACTCAGCCCAGCCAGACCAAAGGCATGATGGATAAATGGGTTAATATGGGGTAAGGAGACAGAGTCTTGTACCCTATTGttagaaggaaagggagacacCATTGCCTGAACTCCCTCCAATGAGGAGTTCAAATCAGGAGTCTCCCGGGGAGGGACCCTTGCTCTGATCACTTCTAGTGAATAGCAATCAGCAGTCTCTCTCCCGGGAGCTCACGTGGCTGAGGAATGGGAGTGATCAGGAAGGACTCCGGGGCCACCCACAGAGTAAGAGCTGGTGGAGCCAGTGAGGCAGGGAGGCCCCAGTGAGGCTGAACAGTGAGGAGGCCTTTTTGGCACCTCAGCCCCACTTCAGGGAGCTCTGCCTTGCTAACCTGCACCCCGCTGGCTGCCATGCAGTGGGCGGCCAGACACCTGCTGCCTCAGCACAGACATCAGTCCTGTGAGCTTCCAGGCCTTCCACAGCAACATGGGCTGCGACCCTATGTTCACATTATGCTCTCCCACATGTCAGACCACCAATCCAGCCCGTGGAGAAACCCACCAGAGCAAGGATGGTCCCCTTTGTTTAACATGCCTTACGGCTTTTGACACCTGCCAGGGACTGGCAAGGACCTCTAAAAAGGCTCTTCGGAGCTGTATCCTTGGGTGGGACACATTGTTCCCACATACGGTAGAGAACCCATGGCTCCTTCGGAGCAAGGAGGCCAGA includes the following:
- the RMDN3 gene encoding regulator of microtubule dynamics protein 3 isoform X2, whose amino-acid sequence is MEESQRVARRRRFPFARERSDSTGSSSVYFTATSGATFTDAESEGGYTTANAESDYERDSDRESDDGEDEVSCETVKIGRRDSLDLELEVASGPVAGALDTAGSLGLEDVLPLLQQADELHQGGEQDRREGFQLLLNNKLAYGSRQDFLWRLARAYSDMCELTEEVSEKKSYALNGKEEAEAALGKGDENAECHQWYAVLCGQLAEHESIQRRIQSGFSFKEHVDKAIALQPENPMAHFLLGRWCYQVSHLSWLEKKTAAALFESPLSATVQDALQSFLKAEELQPGFSKAGRVYISKCYRELGKNSEARQWMKLALELPDVTNEDSAFQKDLEELEIILRE
- the RMDN3 gene encoding regulator of microtubule dynamics protein 3 isoform X1, which codes for MSRLGVLGGAQAGLGLLLGTAAGLGFLCALYSQRWKRTRRHGHSQSLPNSLGYTQTSEPVRQVRPLRAGPGEAGDAVVLASIPREGQEEVLERLDFLLTGLAALRREVEELRSSLQGLAGQIVGEVRSHMEESQRVARRRRFPFARERSDSTGSSSVYFTATSGATFTDAESEGGYTTANAESDYERDSDRESDDGEDEVSCETVKIGRRDSLDLELEVASGPVAGALDTAGSLGLEDVLPLLQQADELHQGGEQDRREGFQLLLNNKLAYGSRQDFLWRLARAYSDMCELTEEVSEKKSYALNGKEEAEAALGKGDENAECHQWYAVLCGQLAEHESIQRRIQSGFSFKEHVDKAIALQPENPMAHFLLGRWCYQVSHLSWLEKKTAAALFESPLSATVQDALQSFLKAEELQPGFSKAGRVYISKCYRELGKNSEARQWMKLALELPDVTNEDSAFQKDLEELEIILRE